From Actinomycetota bacterium, the proteins below share one genomic window:
- a CDS encoding amino acid ABC transporter ATP-binding protein has protein sequence MSAGSPLLQMERVNKWFGDLHVLQDIDLEVDAGEVVIVVGPSGSGKSTLCRTINRLEPIDGGDIRLEGRPLPSEGKALARLRSDVGMVFQQFNLFAHRSVLDNVTLGPIKVRGQSRQQAEGRARELLARVGVENQADKLPAQLSGGQQQRVAIARALAMDPKLLLFDEPTSALDPEMINEVLDVMRDLAAAGMTMIVISHEMGFARSAANRVVFMDGGRILEAAQPEEFFASPRTERAKDFLSKIISH, from the coding sequence ATGTCGGCAGGTTCCCCCCTGCTCCAGATGGAGCGGGTGAACAAGTGGTTCGGCGACCTGCACGTGCTCCAGGACATCGACCTGGAGGTGGACGCGGGCGAGGTGGTGATCGTGGTCGGCCCGTCGGGGTCGGGCAAGTCGACCCTTTGCCGGACCATCAACCGGCTGGAGCCGATCGACGGCGGCGACATCCGGCTGGAGGGCCGACCCCTGCCCAGCGAGGGCAAGGCCCTGGCCCGGCTCCGGTCGGACGTCGGCATGGTCTTCCAGCAGTTCAACCTGTTCGCCCACCGGTCGGTGCTCGACAACGTCACCCTCGGCCCGATCAAGGTCCGCGGCCAGTCCCGGCAGCAGGCCGAGGGCCGGGCCCGGGAGCTGCTGGCCCGGGTCGGGGTCGAGAACCAGGCCGACAAGCTGCCCGCCCAGCTGTCGGGCGGCCAGCAGCAGCGGGTGGCCATCGCCCGGGCCCTGGCCATGGACCCCAAGCTGCTGCTGTTCGACGAGCCGACCTCGGCCCTCGACCCGGAGATGATCAACGAGGTCCTCGACGTCATGCGCGACCTGGCCGCCGCCGGCATGACCATGATCGTCATCAGCCACGAGATGGGGTTCGCCCGCTCCGCCGCCAACCGGGTCGTGTTCATGGACGGCGGCCGGATCCTGGAGGCGGCCCAGCCCGAGGAGTTCTTCGCCAGCCCGCGGACCGAGCGGGCCAAGGACTTCCTGTCCAAGATCATCAGCCACTGA